From a single Prionailurus bengalensis isolate Pbe53 chromosome A1, Fcat_Pben_1.1_paternal_pri, whole genome shotgun sequence genomic region:
- the NSA2 gene encoding ribosome biogenesis protein NSA2 homolog, with amino-acid sequence MPQNEYIELHRKRYGYRLDYHEKKRKKEGREAHERSKKAKKMIGLKAKLYHKQRHAEKIQMKKTIKMHEKRNTKQKNDEKTPQGAVPAYLLDREGQSRAKVLSNMIKQKRKEKAGKWEVPLPKVRAQGETEVLKVIRTGKRKKKAWKRMVTKVCFVGDGFTRKPPKYERFIRPMGLRFKKAHVTHPELKATFCLPILGVKKNPSSPLYTSLGVITKGTVIEVNVSELGLVTQGGKVIWGKYAQVTNNPENDGCINAVLLV; translated from the exons ATG CCACAAAACGAATATATTGAGTTACACCGGAAGCGCTATGGCTATCGTTTGGATTaccatgagaaaaagagaaagaaggaaggtcGAGAGGCTCATGAACGttcaaagaaggcaaaaaagatGATTGGTCTGAAAGCTAAGCTCTACCATAAACAGCGCCATgctgagaaaatacaaatgaaaaagac tATCAAGATGCATGAAAAGAGAAACACCAAGCAAAAGAATGATGAAAAGACTCCACAAGGAGCAGTACCTGCGTATCTGCTGGACAGGGAGGGACAGTCCCGAGCTAAAGTACTTTCCAATATGATTAAACAAAAACGAAAAGAGAAAGCA GGAAAATGGGAAGTCCCTTTGCCCAAAGTTCGTGCCCAGGGAGAAACAGAAGTATTAAAAGTTATTcgaacaggaaagagaaagaagaaagcatggAAGAGGATGGTTACAAAAGTCTGCTTTGTTGGAGATGGCTTTACTCGAAAACCACCTAAATATGAAAGATTCATTAGGCCAATG GGCTTACGTTTCAAAAAGGCCCATGTAACACATCCTGAATTGAAAGCCACCTTTTGCCTGCCAATACTTGGTGTAAAAAAGAATCCCTCATCCCCACTATATACGTCTTTGGGTGTTATTACCAAAGGTACTGTCATTGAAGTGAACGTGAGTGAGTTGGGCCTTGTGACACAAGGAGGCAAGGTTATTTGGG GAAAATATGCCCAGGTTACCAACAATCCTGAAAACGATGGATGCATAAATGCAGTCTTGCTGGTTTGA